The genomic DNA TTGCCACGGTCCGAGATATAGCGCTGGAGGCGCTTGATGTCTTTGTAGTCCGGCGTGTGGATCTTGTCAGCGCAGAACTGGCAGACCTTACGCCGGGGCGTGTAGCGGCGGCGGGTTGCGCCGCCCGAAACGGTTGTCGCGGCAGGAGTGATGCGCCGACGGCCCTGGATTGGCTGGGGCTCCTCCTGCTCTTCTGGTAGATTTGTATCTTCAGCCATGCTCTCACCAATTATCAATTATCAGTTATCAATGAACACCCGTGTGATTCACGCTCGATACTTGATAATTGTTTTTACTCTCAACTAGAACGGAATATCTTCGTCGCTAAATCCGCCATGATCTTCATACGTGCTACGGCTGCCGCCGCGTGGACCACCTGCCGAGCGCGAGCCGCCGAATCCGCGCTCACCGCCCAGGTCATCGCCGGGATCGGCACGACCGCCAGGACGGCTTTCGAGGATGATCATGTCGTTCGCGACGATTTCGGTACGGTAGCGCTTCTCCCCCGATTGAGCATCGTCCCAGGAGCGGTTTTGCAGCCGCCCCTCGATAT from Herpetosiphonaceae bacterium includes the following:
- the ssb gene encoding single-stranded DNA-binding protein produces the protein MAKDLNKVMLIGRLGTEPELRYTQQGVPITTFRMAISRQWRDSEGNQRDETEWFTVVSWNRLAEICSEFLQKGARVYIEGRLQNRSWDDAQSGEKRYRTEIVANDMIILESRPGGRADPGDDLGGERGFGGSRSAGGPRGGSRSTYEDHGGFSDEDIPF
- the rpsR gene encoding 30S ribosomal protein S18 encodes the protein MTPAATTVSGGATRRRYTPRRKVCQFCADKIHTPDYKDIKRLQRYISDRGKILPRRRTGTCAKHQRGLATAIKRARHIALLPFVAAPTRG